In Planifilum fulgidum, the following proteins share a genomic window:
- the yfmH gene encoding EF-P 5-aminopentanol modification-associated protein YfmH, whose translation MERIEHSQLGEILYREELPNGLQVYVLPKPGFFKTYATFTTHYGSIDNHFRPPGKEAIRVPDGIAHFLEHKMFEEEDGDVFQRFAAQGASANAFTSFDRTAYLFSSTDRVEENLTTLIDFVQNPYFTEEGVEKEKGIIGQEIRMYDDNPDWRAYFGLIESLYQRHPVRIDIAGTVESISRITKDALYTCYETFYHPGNMLLFVVGPVDPEKILDLVKENQAKKTFAPPGEIERFFPEEPEEVARRRHEIRLSVGVSKCLFGFKEPRVGLTGDDYLNQETATYVVLEALFGPGSDLYQSLYDDGLIDENFSFDYSLERGYGFSVIGGDTPDPDALIKRVEEEIPRVLDKGIPEEVVHRIRKKRLGQMLRALNSPEWIANQFTRYRFNQSDLFRVVPVLEKLTPEEVNRRLREHVDPDRMAVSMVKPLGQ comes from the coding sequence ATGGAGCGAATTGAGCATTCCCAGCTGGGGGAGATCCTGTATCGCGAAGAGCTTCCCAACGGACTTCAGGTTTACGTATTGCCCAAGCCGGGCTTTTTCAAGACCTACGCCACCTTCACCACCCATTACGGTTCGATCGACAATCATTTCCGCCCCCCCGGGAAGGAAGCGATCCGCGTTCCCGACGGGATCGCCCATTTCCTGGAGCACAAAATGTTTGAGGAGGAGGACGGGGACGTCTTTCAGCGCTTTGCCGCCCAGGGGGCGTCGGCCAACGCGTTCACCAGCTTTGACCGGACGGCTTACTTGTTTTCCAGCACCGACCGGGTGGAGGAAAATTTGACGACCCTGATCGATTTTGTCCAAAATCCCTATTTCACCGAGGAAGGGGTGGAGAAGGAGAAGGGGATTATCGGCCAGGAGATCCGGATGTATGACGACAACCCGGATTGGCGAGCCTACTTTGGGTTGATCGAAAGCCTTTATCAGCGGCATCCCGTGCGGATCGACATCGCCGGAACGGTGGAGTCCATCTCCAGAATCACCAAGGACGCGCTGTATACGTGTTATGAGACCTTTTACCATCCCGGCAACATGCTTCTGTTCGTCGTCGGCCCCGTCGATCCCGAAAAGATCTTGGACCTTGTGAAGGAAAATCAGGCGAAAAAAACCTTTGCCCCTCCGGGAGAGATTGAACGGTTTTTCCCGGAGGAGCCGGAAGAGGTCGCCCGCCGTCGACATGAGATTCGGCTGAGCGTGGGAGTTTCCAAGTGCCTGTTCGGGTTTAAGGAGCCGAGGGTCGGCTTGACGGGGGATGACTACCTGAATCAGGAGACGGCCACCTATGTGGTGTTGGAAGCCCTGTTCGGGCCCGGCTCCGACCTGTACCAGTCGCTGTACGACGACGGTTTGATTGATGAAAATTTCAGCTTCGATTATTCCCTGGAAAGGGGTTACGGATTTTCCGTCATCGGCGGGGACACGCCGGATCCCGACGCCTTGATCAAGCGGGTGGAGGAGGAAATCCCCCGCGTTCTGGACAAGGGGATTCCGGAGGAAGTCGTCCACCGCATCCGCAAGAAGCGGTTGGGTCAGATGCTCCGGGCCCTCAACTCGCCGGAATGGATCGCCAATCAGTTCACCCGTTACCGCTTCAATCAAAGCGATCTGTTCCGCGTGGTTCCCGTGTTGGAGAAGCTGACACCGGAAGAGGTCAACCGCCGCCTTCGCGAACACGTGGATCCGGACCGGATGGCGGTTTCGATGGTGAAGCCCCTTGGCCAATGA
- the yfmF gene encoding EF-P 5-aminopentanol modification-associated protein YfmF: MGVSPFETVSIGNVRVHVCSTEKFKTTTIAAMIQQELKPETVTKTALLPSVLQRGTVSYPSTLQLKRKLEDLYGATLHTEVFKRGERHIMHVGLEIANGRYLSESPKLLREGTAFLMEVLTRPVTEDGGFRRAYVEAEKKNLKQKIESLLDDKIRYAAQRCIAEMCNKEPFGLFVYGRTEDLPGIDQHNLYTYYRQVIETRPIDFFFVGNVSVDEVVSLVREMFPYAEGERPAVEVKREQPAVDRVKEVVERLDVIQGKLNMGCRTGVTIRDDDYVPLLMYNGILGGFPHSKLFLNVREKASLAYYASSRLESHKGILTIQSGIEIANYQKALDIIREQLEAMRKGEISDRELSQTRATLSNQLRERQDRPYELIDFAYHSILSGRDWTLDRLLKGIGETGMEDVCRVAERVQLDTIYFLRDKGDQNGAN, from the coding sequence GTGGGAGTGTCGCCTTTCGAGACGGTATCGATTGGAAATGTCCGCGTTCACGTCTGTTCGACGGAGAAATTTAAGACCACCACCATCGCCGCCATGATCCAGCAGGAGCTGAAGCCGGAGACGGTGACGAAGACCGCATTGCTGCCGAGCGTGCTCCAGCGCGGAACGGTTTCCTATCCGTCCACGCTGCAGTTGAAGCGGAAGTTGGAGGACCTTTACGGAGCCACCCTGCACACCGAGGTGTTCAAGCGGGGAGAACGCCACATCATGCATGTGGGGCTGGAGATCGCCAACGGCCGGTATCTCTCCGAGAGTCCGAAACTGCTGAGGGAAGGGACCGCCTTTCTGATGGAGGTGCTGACCCGTCCCGTGACCGAAGACGGGGGATTCCGACGCGCTTACGTGGAGGCGGAAAAGAAGAATCTGAAGCAGAAGATCGAAAGTCTTCTGGATGACAAGATTCGCTATGCCGCCCAGCGCTGCATCGCGGAGATGTGCAATAAGGAGCCCTTCGGTCTGTTCGTCTACGGTCGGACAGAGGATCTTCCAGGGATCGATCAGCACAATCTGTATACATATTATCGCCAGGTGATTGAAACCCGTCCGATCGATTTCTTTTTCGTGGGGAACGTCTCCGTCGATGAAGTGGTCTCGCTGGTGCGGGAGATGTTTCCATACGCGGAGGGGGAGCGTCCTGCCGTCGAGGTGAAACGGGAACAGCCGGCCGTCGACCGGGTCAAGGAAGTGGTGGAACGGCTGGATGTGATTCAGGGGAAGCTGAATATGGGCTGTCGCACCGGGGTGACGATCCGGGATGACGATTACGTTCCCCTTTTGATGTATAACGGAATCCTCGGCGGTTTTCCCCACTCGAAACTGTTCCTAAACGTGCGGGAAAAGGCCAGCCTGGCCTACTACGCCTCTTCCCGGCTGGAGAGCCACAAGGGCATTTTGACCATTCAGTCGGGGATTGAAATCGCCAACTATCAAAAAGCGCTGGACATCATCCGGGAGCAGCTGGAAGCGATGCGGAAGGGAGAGATTTCCGACCGGGAGCTGAGCCAGACCCGGGCCACCTTGTCCAATCAACTGCGGGAACGCCAGGACCGCCCTTACGAGCTGATCGATTTTGCCTACCATTCCATCCTGAGCGGAAGGGATTGGACGCTCGATCGTCTGCTCAAGGGAATCGGCGAAACGGGCATGGAGGATGTGTGCCGGGTGGCGGAACGGGTTCAGCTGGACACCATCTATTTCTTGCGGGACAAGGGGGATCAAAATGGAGCGAATTGA
- a CDS encoding ABC transporter permease: MPDLTALIHSAVLYSTPLILAAIGGLYSERSGVVNIALEGLMIIGAFTAAVITLLTGSPWIGLAAAMVAGVLMAVPHAVASITFKADQVVSGVAINFLALGLSVYLVKYMYDGAGKTPTVPELFHQVPVPLLSDIPVIGPALFNQFPTTYLAFLVVIATYVVLYHTPFGMRLRSVGEHPSAAETAGINVIRMRYIAVMISGALAAAGGAGLSIAIGSEFGQTTVSGQGFISLAALIFGKWHPLGVLGAAIFFGFSVSLALIGQIYGWTQVVPSEVLSMLPYVLTLLALAGFVGRSEAPAAVGKPYEKGGR, from the coding sequence ATGCCTGACCTGACGGCCTTGATACACTCGGCGGTGCTTTATTCCACCCCGCTCATCCTGGCGGCCATCGGCGGGCTGTATTCGGAACGGTCCGGCGTGGTCAACATCGCCCTGGAGGGATTGATGATCATCGGCGCATTTACCGCGGCGGTGATCACCCTCTTGACGGGGAGCCCGTGGATCGGCCTCGCGGCGGCGATGGTGGCCGGTGTTCTCATGGCGGTTCCCCATGCCGTGGCTTCGATCACCTTCAAGGCGGATCAGGTGGTCAGCGGGGTGGCGATCAATTTTCTCGCCCTGGGGCTGTCGGTCTATCTCGTGAAATATATGTACGACGGAGCCGGCAAGACGCCGACCGTCCCGGAACTGTTCCACCAGGTGCCGGTTCCCCTTTTGAGCGACATCCCGGTGATCGGCCCGGCGCTGTTCAATCAATTTCCCACCACGTACCTGGCTTTTCTGGTGGTGATCGCCACTTATGTGGTGCTGTATCACACCCCCTTCGGCATGCGGCTGCGATCGGTGGGCGAGCACCCCAGCGCCGCCGAGACGGCGGGGATCAACGTGATCCGGATGCGCTACATTGCCGTGATGATCAGCGGGGCTTTGGCGGCCGCCGGGGGAGCCGGATTGTCCATCGCCATCGGCAGCGAATTCGGGCAGACGACGGTCTCGGGGCAGGGCTTTATTTCCCTGGCGGCGCTCATCTTCGGAAAGTGGCACCCCTTGGGAGTGCTGGGGGCGGCGATCTTTTTCGGCTTCTCCGTCTCCCTAGCGCTGATCGGTCAAATTTACGGATGGACGCAGGTCGTTCCAAGCGAAGTGCTGAGCATGTTGCCCTATGTTCTCACCCTCCTGGCCCTGGCCGGTTTTGTGGGCAGGTCGGAAGCGCCGGCCGCCGTCGGAAAGCCCTACGAAAAGGGCGGGCGGTGA
- a CDS encoding ABC transporter permease: protein MNLFVRANRQSPLLLAVVSVLLGMLVGAVLMVLAGYDPVRAYSALFRTPFTQSFDIGETIRTISPLIMTGLAVAIAFRTGLFNIGAEGQYIIGQLVAIIVALKLPLPPVLHALVAMILGGLAGALWAFLPGLLKATRGVHEVISTIMMNFLAFYLSNFLVRSWLSSGADSTPMIPESASIRWDVLTGVFANSRIHLGIFIALLLALFMHWMLWRTTVGFEFRAVGLNPHASQYAGMSVRRSIILSMMISGSFAGLAGATEMLGTDEYLTILTFFNGLGFDGIAVALLGGNTPLGVILAAVLFGILTYGGGTMQFEANVPFEVIRVVFAAIILFVAANVTGWIVERFRRERRVKADA from the coding sequence ATGAATCTCTTTGTTCGCGCCAATCGGCAGTCGCCGCTGCTTTTGGCCGTCGTTTCGGTTCTGCTGGGAATGCTGGTGGGGGCCGTCCTCATGGTGCTGGCCGGTTATGATCCGGTGCGGGCCTACAGCGCCCTGTTTCGGACTCCCTTTACCCAGTCCTTCGACATCGGGGAGACCATCCGAACCATTTCTCCGCTCATCATGACCGGTCTGGCCGTCGCCATCGCCTTCCGGACGGGGCTTTTCAATATCGGGGCGGAAGGACAGTACATCATCGGACAGCTGGTGGCCATCATCGTGGCGCTGAAATTGCCCCTTCCTCCGGTGCTGCACGCCTTGGTCGCCATGATCCTCGGAGGTCTGGCCGGCGCCCTGTGGGCGTTTTTGCCGGGGCTTTTGAAGGCGACGCGGGGAGTTCACGAGGTGATTTCCACCATCATGATGAACTTCCTCGCTTTCTATCTGTCCAATTTCCTGGTCCGGTCCTGGCTCAGCAGCGGAGCCGATTCGACGCCGATGATTCCGGAGTCCGCTTCCATCCGCTGGGATGTTTTGACGGGTGTCTTTGCCAATTCGCGGATTCATCTGGGGATTTTTATCGCGCTTCTTCTCGCCCTGTTCATGCATTGGATGCTGTGGAGGACCACCGTCGGCTTTGAATTCCGGGCGGTGGGCCTGAATCCGCACGCGTCGCAGTATGCCGGAATGAGCGTGCGGCGGAGCATCATCCTGTCGATGATGATCAGCGGTTCCTTCGCCGGTCTGGCGGGTGCCACCGAGATGCTGGGGACCGACGAGTATTTGACGATTCTCACCTTTTTCAACGGGCTGGGCTTTGACGGCATCGCCGTCGCCCTGCTGGGCGGAAATACCCCGTTGGGCGTGATTTTGGCCGCCGTCCTCTTCGGGATCTTGACCTACGGCGGCGGGACGATGCAATTTGAAGCGAACGTTCCCTTTGAAGTGATTCGCGTGGTGTTTGCGGCGATCATTCTGTTTGTGGCCGCCAATGTCACCGGTTGGATCGTTGAGCGCTTCCGGCGGGAAAGGAGGGTGAAAGCAGATGCCTGA
- a CDS encoding ABC transporter ATP-binding protein, with translation MEGITKRFGAFVANDGIDLRVKRGEIHALLGENGAGKSTLMNILFGLYQPDEGSIKINGKPVTISDPNEAVRLGIGMVHQHFMLVEPFTVTENIILGKEPRRLGFLDLKRAEEEVRRLSEQYGLQVDPRAKIRDISVGMQQRVEILKTLYRGADILILDEPTAVLTPQEIDELIEIMKRLVREGKTIIFITHKLKEIMRACDTVTVIRRGKMIDSLPVSETDESRLAALMVGRDVSFTVEKAPSQAEKAVLEVEGLVVKDNRGLDAVRGLDLEVRAGEIVGIAGVDGNGQSELLEAITGLRRVEAGVVRLNGKDVTNRKTRDILRRGVGHIPEDRQKRGLVLDFSVGENMALITYDQSPFARGIRLRYPEIFAHARRLIEQFDVRTPDERTAARALSGGNQQKVVIAREVDRDPDLLIAAQPTRGLDVGAIEFIHRRLIEQRDKGKAVLLISLDLDEIMKLSDRIAIICEGKIVGWVDPETVTEEELGLMMAGGKGEGAKS, from the coding sequence ATGGAAGGAATCACCAAGCGATTCGGCGCCTTTGTCGCCAATGACGGTATCGATCTGCGCGTGAAGCGGGGGGAGATTCACGCGCTGCTCGGGGAAAACGGCGCGGGGAAATCGACGTTGATGAACATTTTGTTCGGGTTGTATCAGCCGGACGAGGGGAGCATCAAGATCAACGGAAAGCCGGTGACCATCAGCGATCCCAACGAGGCGGTCCGCCTGGGCATCGGGATGGTTCATCAGCATTTCATGCTGGTGGAACCCTTTACGGTGACGGAAAACATCATCCTCGGCAAGGAACCGCGCCGACTGGGGTTTCTGGACCTGAAGCGGGCGGAGGAGGAGGTTCGCCGCCTGTCGGAACAGTACGGACTGCAGGTGGATCCCCGGGCGAAGATCCGGGACATATCGGTGGGAATGCAGCAAAGGGTGGAAATTTTGAAGACCCTGTACCGGGGGGCGGACATCCTGATTTTGGATGAACCGACCGCCGTGCTGACTCCCCAGGAGATCGACGAATTGATCGAGATCATGAAACGGCTGGTACGGGAAGGAAAGACGATCATCTTCATCACGCACAAGCTGAAGGAAATCATGCGGGCCTGCGATACGGTGACCGTGATCCGGAGAGGGAAGATGATCGATTCGCTTCCTGTGTCCGAAACCGATGAAAGCCGTCTGGCCGCCCTGATGGTGGGACGGGATGTTTCCTTTACCGTGGAGAAGGCTCCGAGTCAGGCGGAGAAGGCGGTTTTGGAAGTGGAAGGATTGGTGGTGAAGGACAATCGGGGGCTGGATGCCGTCCGCGGACTCGATCTGGAGGTCCGGGCGGGGGAAATCGTCGGGATCGCCGGAGTGGACGGCAACGGCCAGTCGGAGCTCCTGGAGGCGATCACCGGTCTGCGGCGGGTGGAGGCGGGGGTCGTCCGACTGAACGGAAAGGATGTGACGAACCGAAAAACCCGGGACATTCTCCGGCGAGGCGTGGGACACATTCCCGAGGATCGGCAAAAGCGGGGGCTCGTACTGGATTTTTCCGTCGGAGAGAACATGGCTCTCATCACCTATGATCAGTCTCCCTTTGCCCGGGGAATCCGTCTCCGCTACCCCGAAATCTTCGCCCACGCCCGACGCCTGATCGAGCAGTTCGACGTCCGGACCCCGGACGAGCGGACGGCGGCCCGGGCGCTGTCGGGAGGCAACCAGCAAAAGGTGGTTATCGCCCGGGAAGTGGACCGGGACCCGGATCTGTTGATCGCCGCCCAACCGACCCGCGGACTGGATGTGGGCGCCATCGAATTCATCCACCGGCGGCTGATCGAACAGCGGGACAAGGGGAAAGCGGTGCTGCTTATCTCTCTGGATCTGGACGAGATCATGAAACTGAGCGATCGAATCGCCATCATCTGTGAAGGGAAAATTGTCGGCTGGGTGGATCCCGAAACGGTGACCGAGGAGGAATTGGGGCTCATGATGGCCGGCGGGAAGGGGGAAGGAGCGAAATCATGA
- a CDS encoding BMP family lipoprotein, giving the protein MKRKNWISVLLCALLVLTAVGCGSGQQEQGGQQGADQEAFSAGMVTDTGGVNDESFNQTAWEGMKRLQKELGVNVKYLESKRDADYVPNLSHFAREGRDIIWGIGFKFENVIPQVAKQFGDAKFGIVDSNLGGNIPPNVVAVTFKEHEGSFLMGVIAGLMTKTDKVGFIGGISSPLIKKFEVGFRAGVQAANPDAEVKVAYAESFDDVAKGRSLAQNMYNSGVDVIYHAAGGVGKGLFNEVKTREKGKYWAIGVDMDQSSLAPDHTLSSMIKRVDVAVFEVTKQAKENQFPGGKEVELGLKDNGVGIAETTSKHVPEDVLKKVEEFKQKIIKGEIKVPSTEEELKSFK; this is encoded by the coding sequence TTGAAAAGGAAAAACTGGATTTCTGTATTGTTATGCGCATTGCTTGTCCTTACCGCCGTAGGTTGCGGTTCCGGCCAGCAGGAACAGGGGGGTCAGCAAGGCGCTGACCAGGAGGCGTTCTCTGCCGGGATGGTGACCGATACCGGGGGTGTGAACGACGAATCCTTCAACCAGACCGCCTGGGAAGGGATGAAGCGCCTTCAGAAAGAGCTGGGCGTGAATGTGAAATACCTGGAATCCAAACGGGATGCGGATTATGTTCCCAACCTTTCGCATTTTGCCCGGGAAGGGCGGGACATCATCTGGGGGATCGGATTCAAGTTTGAAAACGTGATCCCGCAGGTGGCCAAGCAGTTCGGCGATGCGAAGTTCGGCATCGTGGACAGCAATCTCGGGGGCAACATTCCGCCCAACGTGGTGGCGGTCACCTTCAAGGAACATGAAGGTTCCTTCCTGATGGGAGTCATCGCCGGTTTGATGACCAAGACGGATAAGGTGGGCTTTATCGGCGGGATCTCGTCTCCGCTGATCAAAAAGTTTGAAGTGGGCTTCCGGGCCGGCGTCCAGGCGGCCAACCCCGATGCGGAGGTGAAGGTGGCCTACGCGGAAAGCTTCGACGACGTGGCCAAGGGCCGTTCGCTCGCCCAAAACATGTACAACAGCGGCGTCGATGTGATCTATCACGCCGCGGGGGGAGTCGGCAAAGGGCTCTTCAACGAGGTGAAGACCCGGGAAAAAGGAAAGTACTGGGCGATCGGCGTCGACATGGATCAATCTTCCCTGGCTCCGGATCATACGCTCAGTTCGATGATCAAACGGGTCGATGTGGCCGTTTTTGAAGTGACCAAACAGGCGAAGGAGAACCAGTTCCCGGGCGGAAAAGAAGTGGAGCTGGGACTGAAGGATAACGGCGTGGGCATCGCCGAGACGACCAGCAAGCACGTTCCCGAAGACGTGCTGAAAAAAGTGGAAGAGTTCAAGCAGAAAATCATAAAGGGAGAAATCAAGGTACCCTCGACGGAAGAAGAATTGAAGTCCTTCAAGTGA